The following are from one region of the Gammaproteobacteria bacterium genome:
- a CDS encoding site-specific integrase translates to MVDGQRIHRAIGRESDGTTRTQAEEFIEKARQDAKHNRLSLPKGRKVALSFRSAAEKYLIKLDEEDGKDLIMKRRRFSLHLVPFFGDMPLSKISGYDIERYKKKRLQEIAIRGGAARKSHNNSQEKTTSPGTVNRELAALSHLFNKAIEWSWIDRRPATIKRFKEEQGRITYLSIDQIKHLIEFAKQDQNAQIYPFIIIGLETSMRRMEILSIRREHINLQQCTIYIPKAKGGSRLQPITQHLVEFLEGYMAALPIGSEWLFPSVAAKEGHTADIRKPFRRVVIAAGLNPDEVVRHTLRHTAITHLVQAGVDLPTVKRISGHKTLIMVERYAHQNGEHIKAAMDKLENRYKKIG, encoded by the coding sequence ATGGTTGATGGACAACGTATTCATCGTGCTATCGGGCGCGAATCTGATGGAACCACACGAACGCAGGCAGAGGAATTTATAGAGAAAGCTCGGCAAGATGCAAAACATAATCGCTTGTCGCTGCCCAAGGGTCGCAAGGTGGCCTTGTCTTTTCGTTCTGCAGCTGAAAAGTATCTCATAAAACTTGATGAGGAGGATGGTAAAGACTTAATCATGAAACGCCGTCGCTTTTCTTTGCATTTAGTGCCATTTTTTGGCGATATGCCTTTGTCAAAAATTAGCGGTTACGATATTGAGCGCTATAAGAAGAAACGGCTTCAGGAAATTGCCATTCGCGGCGGTGCTGCCAGAAAATCGCATAATAATTCCCAGGAGAAAACTACCAGTCCAGGTACTGTAAATCGCGAACTTGCGGCACTTTCTCATTTATTCAACAAAGCGATAGAGTGGAGCTGGATTGATCGCCGTCCAGCAACAATCAAACGCTTTAAAGAAGAGCAAGGGCGGATTACGTATTTATCAATTGATCAAATCAAGCATCTTATCGAATTCGCAAAACAAGATCAGAATGCGCAAATTTATCCATTTATTATCATTGGTCTTGAAACCTCGATGCGTCGCATGGAAATCTTGAGCATCCGACGTGAGCACATAAACTTGCAACAATGCACCATCTACATTCCAAAAGCGAAAGGCGGCTCCCGCTTGCAGCCGATAACCCAACATTTGGTTGAGTTTCTCGAAGGATATATGGCTGCGCTGCCGATAGGTAGCGAGTGGCTATTTCCTTCGGTTGCCGCAAAAGAAGGCCACACAGCGGATATTCGCAAACCATTCAGGCGTGTCGTAATTGCCGCAGGTTTGAATCCCGACGAAGTGGTGCGACATACCTTAAGGCATACCGCTATCACTCATTTGGTTCAGGCTGGTGTTGATTTGCCGACCGTCAAACGTATTTCGGGCCACAAGACTTTGATCATGGTAGAACGGTATGCACACCAGAACGGTGAGCATATCAAAGCTGCAATGGATAAGTTAGAAAACCGCTATAAAAAAATCGGATAA
- the mnmA gene encoding tRNA 2-thiouridine(34) synthase MnmA encodes MKKCRVVVGMSGGVDSSVAAYLLKQQGHDVTGLFMKNWEGDDTDEYCSSRQDFLDAVSVADVIDIPLEVVNFSAEYKDRVFSHFLAEYQVGRTPNPDVLCNAEIKFKAFLDHAHKLGADYIATGHYAQVREVDGVFQLLKGEDGTKDQSYFLYRLNQTQLANTLFPVGHLYKREVRQIARELKLPNCAKKDSTGICFIGERPFREFLNRYLPHEPGEIQTPDGKVVGHHVGLMYYTIGQRQGLGIGGTRNGGDEPWFVSAKDRARNVLIAVQGHDHPDLLRPSLKAADLTWISGKQPHCNWVYAAKTRYRQADAPCAISQLTRNHCQVDFAQNQWAVTPGQSVVIYESKVCLGGGIIIAE; translated from the coding sequence ATGAAGAAATGCCGGGTAGTGGTCGGTATGTCGGGTGGGGTTGATTCGTCCGTGGCGGCTTACTTACTGAAGCAGCAGGGACATGACGTGACCGGCTTGTTCATGAAAAATTGGGAAGGCGACGATACCGACGAATATTGCTCTTCCCGGCAGGATTTTCTCGATGCGGTATCGGTTGCGGATGTCATCGATATTCCGCTTGAAGTGGTTAATTTTTCCGCTGAATACAAAGACCGGGTTTTTTCACATTTTCTTGCTGAATACCAAGTGGGACGAACGCCGAACCCTGACGTGCTCTGCAACGCCGAAATCAAGTTCAAGGCTTTTCTCGATCATGCACATAAACTGGGTGCGGACTATATCGCGACAGGGCATTACGCTCAGGTGCGCGAAGTGGATGGCGTGTTTCAGTTACTGAAGGGCGAAGACGGCACCAAAGATCAAAGTTATTTTTTGTATCGCCTGAATCAAACACAGCTGGCCAACACCTTATTTCCGGTCGGGCATCTTTATAAGCGTGAAGTGCGCCAGATTGCCCGTGAATTGAAACTGCCCAATTGCGCAAAAAAAGACAGTACGGGCATATGTTTCATCGGCGAACGTCCTTTCCGGGAGTTTCTCAACCGCTACCTGCCGCACGAACCGGGTGAAATTCAAACGCCGGATGGCAAAGTAGTCGGCCATCACGTGGGGTTGATGTATTACACCATCGGACAGCGGCAAGGATTGGGCATCGGCGGTACACGCAACGGCGGCGATGAGCCGTGGTTCGTATCCGCCAAGGATAGGGCACGGAATGTATTGATTGCCGTGCAAGGCCATGATCACCCCGATCTGCTCCGCCCATCACTAAAAGCCGCCGATCTGACATGGATCAGCGGGAAACAGCCGCATTGCAATTGGGTTTACGCCGCCAAAACGCGCTATCGCCAAGCAGACGCGCCTTGCGCCATCTCGCAATTAACCCGGAATCACTGTCAAGTAGACTTTGCACAGAATCAATGGGCGGTAACACCGGGGCAATCCGTTGTGATTTATGAAAGCAAAGTGTGTTTGGGTGGAGGAATTATCATTGCTGAGTGA
- a CDS encoding NUDIX hydrolase, translating into MTIWKPNVTVAAVIEQNGKFLLVEEEPEAGSGLFINQPAGHLDPGESIIQGAIRETLEETAYTFVPEFLVGIYHWHSQRVDTTYIRFAFGGRVTHHDPERVLDTGIVRAAWFGLDEVNQMKDRHRSPLVMQCIRDHLAGKRYPLELLTHYES; encoded by the coding sequence ATGACAATCTGGAAACCCAATGTGACGGTTGCAGCCGTTATTGAACAAAATGGCAAGTTTTTGCTGGTCGAAGAAGAACCGGAAGCGGGTTCCGGTTTGTTTATCAATCAACCGGCCGGGCATCTGGATCCGGGCGAATCGATTATTCAGGGAGCAATCAGGGAAACGCTGGAAGAAACTGCATATACTTTTGTACCCGAATTTCTGGTGGGAATTTATCACTGGCATTCGCAGCGCGTTGATACCACGTATATCCGCTTTGCATTCGGCGGGCGCGTAACGCACCACGATCCCGAGCGCGTGCTGGATACCGGTATCGTGCGGGCGGCCTGGTTTGGCTTGGATGAAGTGAATCAAATGAAGGATCGTCACCGCAGCCCGCTGGTTATGCAGTGTATTCGTGATCATTTGGCTGGGAAACGCTATCCGTTAGAATTGCTGACACACTATGAGTCGTGA
- a CDS encoding response regulator produces the protein MKSNKSLWSDPEVANLERVRISTNQDMVGRMRWGGMFYVLCCGAIILTSPVLRTQPTVVIFFAAFLTLAIIRLIIYKRAVNAQLSNQSQLERTIAAVYTATSFIWGVFLSWIFLSISAIDNGAILAVISTVGFIAGGIAATSPRIRLMLVFALLVYLPSVISLVLFIPDDSSWVMLVIGLAYFVFSVHNGKLQHENYWMVRQQAVLLEKQAVDLEQARLQAENANKAKSAFLAAMSHEIRTPMNGVLGITEILAMTPLNSEQTNYLDVIRNSGRTLLRIIDDILDFAKIEAHKLNVVNRVFDLPGLIDEVHSLFRTKAKETAVNFAVRFDCSLPCRLIGDPDRIKQILFNLLGNAFKFTQQGEIKLSINCTEIPDHSGIELELTVTDTGIGISTENQARLFQEFSQVGESTQHIRGTGLGLVITRNLLALMGGSITVSSEIGRGSTFCARIPLQYEMIDAAAKPIELAQIQPHTHVNRRPRILVVEDNDVNQLVSKAMLEHLHCDVTMAGNGAEAIDAFISHAFDLILMDCNMPVMDGFAATRRIRALEQQKNLTPIPIVALTAHALDHIKQECFAAGMDGHLSKPFDVAQLDKVLRQFSSIRLT, from the coding sequence TTGAAGAGCAACAAAAGTTTATGGTCAGATCCCGAAGTAGCCAATCTTGAGCGGGTACGTATCAGTACTAATCAAGATATGGTAGGGCGTATGCGCTGGGGGGGCATGTTTTATGTTCTTTGTTGTGGCGCTATCATTTTGACATCGCCCGTGTTGCGTACACAACCAACTGTTGTTATCTTCTTTGCGGCGTTTCTTACCTTAGCAATCATACGGTTAATAATTTATAAGCGAGCCGTCAATGCACAGTTAAGCAACCAATCACAGCTCGAGCGCACCATTGCAGCAGTCTATACTGCAACTTCCTTCATTTGGGGTGTTTTCCTGAGTTGGATTTTCTTATCGATTAGTGCAATCGATAATGGCGCAATCCTGGCGGTGATTTCTACAGTTGGCTTTATTGCGGGCGGTATTGCGGCAACTTCACCGCGTATCCGTCTCATGTTGGTTTTTGCGCTATTGGTTTATTTGCCGAGTGTGATCAGTCTTGTGTTATTCATTCCCGATGATAGCAGTTGGGTTATGCTGGTCATCGGGCTCGCTTATTTTGTATTTTCCGTGCATAACGGTAAGCTGCAACATGAAAATTATTGGATGGTAAGGCAGCAAGCGGTGTTGTTGGAAAAACAGGCAGTTGATTTGGAACAAGCGCGACTACAAGCGGAAAATGCCAATAAGGCAAAATCGGCTTTCCTGGCGGCAATGAGTCATGAAATTCGCACGCCGATGAACGGTGTACTCGGCATTACCGAGATCCTCGCGATGACCCCCCTGAATTCCGAACAAACCAATTATCTGGATGTCATTCGCAATTCCGGGCGGACCTTGCTGCGGATTATCGACGACATACTTGATTTCGCCAAAATAGAAGCGCACAAGTTGAATGTCGTCAATCGTGTATTCGATTTGCCCGGTTTGATTGATGAAGTGCATTCGCTGTTTCGCACCAAGGCAAAGGAAACCGCGGTAAATTTTGCCGTGCGTTTCGATTGCAGCTTACCGTGCAGACTGATCGGCGATCCTGATCGGATCAAGCAGATTTTATTTAATTTGCTTGGCAATGCTTTCAAATTTACCCAGCAGGGAGAAATTAAGTTATCGATAAATTGCACCGAGATTCCCGATCACAGCGGCATTGAACTGGAACTGACCGTGACGGATACCGGCATCGGGATTTCCACTGAGAATCAGGCGCGCTTATTTCAGGAGTTTTCACAAGTCGGCGAATCAACGCAGCATATACGCGGTACCGGTCTGGGTTTGGTCATTACCCGTAATTTGCTGGCGCTGATGGGCGGCTCGATTACCGTTTCCAGCGAAATCGGCAGAGGATCCACGTTCTGTGCGCGTATTCCGCTGCAATACGAAATGATCGATGCGGCAGCGAAACCAATCGAATTGGCTCAAATACAACCGCACACTCACGTAAACCGTCGTCCTCGCATTCTGGTGGTCGAAGACAATGACGTCAATCAATTAGTCAGCAAGGCAATGCTGGAACATTTGCATTGTGATGTGACGATGGCCGGTAACGGTGCGGAAGCAATCGATGCATTCATTTCACACGCTTTTGACCTGATTTTGATGGACTGCAACATGCCGGTCATGGATGGATTCGCGGCGACCCGGCGAATACGTGCGCTTGAACAACAGAAAAATTTAACACCCATTCCCATTGTGGCGCTGACAGCGCACGCGCTAGATCATATCAAACAGGAGTGTTTTGCTGCCGGCATGGATGGACATCTCAGTAAACCCTTTGATGTTGCGCAACTGGATAAGGTATTGCGGCAATTTTCTTCCATTCGTCTGACTTGA
- a CDS encoding DUF1993 domain-containing protein has translation MTTSYMYQTSVPVFKQLLNSLSAILSKAEAYATEKKFEPAVLLNARLYPDMFPLIRQVQVAADFAKSVSARLAGIEVPVYEDNEQTFADLQARISKTRLFIESLTPAQFEGSETREIVLRPGTPKEKKLLGHNYLTNYGLPQFFFHVTTVYAILRHNGLEVGKGDFMGTF, from the coding sequence ATGACCACGTCTTATATGTACCAAACATCTGTACCGGTTTTCAAACAGCTATTGAACAGTTTAAGCGCTATTCTATCCAAAGCTGAAGCCTACGCAACCGAGAAAAAATTTGAGCCAGCCGTATTGTTAAATGCCAGACTATATCCTGATATGTTTCCCTTAATCCGCCAGGTGCAGGTCGCTGCTGATTTTGCCAAGAGCGTGTCGGCAAGGCTGGCAGGGATTGAAGTACCGGTGTATGAGGACAACGAACAAACTTTCGCCGATCTGCAAGCGCGAATAAGTAAGACTCGGTTATTTATCGAGAGCCTGACGCCTGCACAATTTGAAGGCAGCGAAACGCGTGAAATCGTGTTACGCCCGGGAACACCGAAAGAGAAAAAGCTGCTTGGCCACAATTATCTGACCAACTATGGTTTGCCGCAATTTTTCTTCCATGTCACCACCGTCTATGCAATTTTGCGGCACAATGGCTTGGAAGTTGGCAAGGGCGATTTTATGGGTACTTTTTAA
- a CDS encoding ABC transporter permease subunit — MQPNFFNHLILISAFELKRGFATRKSILPLVTFVVVWYFILLYPIRFAAELLVQEKELQAEFSFFDLIGFGSIQHWPIPEFGVFWHFALMIFPMLSILLAADQTCSDRERGTLRFIVIRSSRDRVFFGRFIGTMLIQAVWISAATFSTFILALTRDASLLTFALPDFPILILNLILIVLPFTTMMAALSAQVKSARQAILWAILIWMFLAGIINSLAYYLPALAFLRCLIPGYQLSDMAQLPGWQTLSLIYIPLLQSLFLLTIGRWIMLRQAL, encoded by the coding sequence ATGCAACCAAATTTCTTCAATCATCTGATACTCATCAGCGCATTTGAACTCAAAAGAGGTTTTGCTACCCGTAAAAGTATATTGCCGTTGGTAACCTTTGTAGTCGTTTGGTATTTCATTTTACTGTATCCAATACGATTTGCTGCTGAGCTGTTGGTTCAGGAAAAAGAATTACAGGCAGAATTCAGTTTCTTTGACTTGATTGGCTTTGGTTCAATACAGCATTGGCCCATCCCTGAATTCGGTGTATTTTGGCATTTTGCGCTAATGATATTCCCGATGTTGAGCATCTTGCTCGCAGCCGATCAAACCTGCTCTGATCGAGAACGTGGCACGCTACGCTTTATTGTCATACGTAGTAGCCGCGACCGTGTATTCTTTGGCCGGTTTATAGGCACTATGCTGATTCAAGCAGTATGGATCAGTGCAGCCACATTCAGTACCTTTATCCTTGCTTTGACCCGTGATGCTTCGCTTCTTACTTTTGCATTGCCGGATTTTCCAATCCTAATTCTTAACTTAATCTTGATCGTTCTACCTTTTACAACCATGATGGCTGCCCTATCCGCGCAAGTTAAATCTGCCCGGCAAGCAATCCTGTGGGCAATTCTGATCTGGATGTTTCTGGCTGGAATTATCAACAGTTTGGCTTACTATTTGCCTGCATTGGCTTTTCTAAGATGTTTGATCCCTGGCTATCAGTTATCTGATATGGCACAGCTGCCAGGATGGCAAACCCTGTCATTGATTTACATCCCTCTCCTGCAGAGCCTATTTTTGTTAACCATTGGGCGCTGGATAATGCTGAGGCAGGCATTGTGA
- a CDS encoding ABC transporter ATP-binding protein, with product MNSRIIQCKQLNHVYSGKAALTDVSFELNAGEPIGLVGPNGAGKTTLLNILAGFLHPTSGTVRVFGHPPGATHLIGKISALPQDARLDPSFTLIEQLVFYARLQGFSSQQANLEASRVLEIFALKDAAHEKPQALSHGMAKRAAIAQALIGKPALILLDEPTAGLDPVNARTVRSIIAEQSSETTFIISSHNLIELDRLCQEILLLENGILQTEKLRINEKQVTSRFITLQMENCPSSEAMAKFSALEGVLQVTNPQKNEFIVEYNPDLQPSMDLQLMQCIRANRWQYRQLNHGKTLEEKLFPSDSQHP from the coding sequence GTGAATTCACGGATTATTCAATGCAAACAGCTAAACCATGTTTATTCAGGCAAAGCTGCGCTCACCGATGTCAGTTTTGAGCTGAATGCGGGCGAGCCTATCGGCTTGGTAGGCCCTAATGGAGCCGGAAAAACCACTTTACTGAATATCTTAGCTGGTTTCTTACATCCCACTTCCGGAACTGTTCGGGTCTTTGGTCACCCACCTGGTGCAACGCACCTCATTGGCAAAATCTCGGCATTGCCCCAGGACGCCCGACTAGACCCGAGCTTCACGTTAATAGAGCAGTTGGTTTTTTATGCGCGCCTACAAGGATTCTCTTCTCAACAAGCAAACCTGGAAGCCAGTCGGGTTTTAGAGATATTTGCACTCAAAGATGCCGCACATGAAAAACCTCAGGCGCTCAGTCATGGCATGGCTAAACGGGCGGCGATCGCGCAAGCGCTAATCGGCAAACCCGCATTGATCTTATTGGATGAACCGACTGCCGGACTTGATCCTGTCAATGCCCGAACCGTGCGATCAATTATTGCAGAACAATCGTCAGAAACAACCTTCATCATCAGTTCCCACAATTTGATCGAACTTGACCGGTTGTGCCAAGAAATTTTGTTATTGGAAAACGGCATTCTGCAAACCGAGAAATTAAGAATCAACGAGAAACAAGTTACCTCGCGATTTATCACTCTACAAATGGAAAACTGTCCATCATCGGAGGCAATGGCTAAATTCAGCGCTCTTGAAGGTGTCTTACAGGTCACCAATCCACAAAAAAATGAGTTTATCGTGGAATATAATCCTGATCTACAACCCAGCATGGATTTACAACTCATGCAATGTATCCGTGCCAATCGCTGGCAATATCGTCAGCTAAATCACGGCAAAACATTAGAAGAAAAACTTTTTCCTAGCGATTCACAGCATCCATAG
- a CDS encoding Y-family DNA polymerase, with protein MDAGNGVCLLDYVSCERVFNPKLEDKPVVVLSNNDGCAVARSNEVKALGIKMGQPWFQLKDLTRKHGIIAYSSNYALYADMSNRVMSILGMFSPEQEIYSIDECFLDLTGFKRHNHTGYGQKIRKRIKQWTGLPVCVGIGSTKTLAKLANHMAKKNPELNGVCDLNSLSPQQQEDWFSKIEVGEIWGIGRRLAPKLHEIGIKTVLDLKTAQPSQMRTRFSVVMEKTIREINGTACIELEEINPPKKQIVSSRSFGIPVSDLASLEESVSLYINRAAEKLRRQQSYAGSVHISIRTSPFNEKEPYYANGMTIALPRQTDDTRLLTKIAIWGLRKIYRRGYKYQKASVMLSELVPRQYRQLDLFGSISAADTQSGKLMSVMDHINARMGRGTIKLASEGFKQPWKMKQGNKSPNYTTNWDELICVMN; from the coding sequence GTGGACGCCGGTAACGGCGTCTGCCTACTCGACTATGTCAGTTGTGAACGGGTATTCAATCCCAAGCTGGAAGACAAGCCGGTTGTCGTACTATCCAATAATGACGGCTGCGCGGTCGCGAGAAGCAATGAAGTCAAAGCATTGGGTATCAAAATGGGGCAACCGTGGTTCCAGTTGAAAGATTTAACCAGAAAACACGGCATTATCGCCTATTCATCGAACTATGCGCTGTATGCGGATATGAGCAATCGCGTCATGAGCATTTTAGGCATGTTCAGCCCCGAGCAGGAAATCTACTCGATTGATGAATGCTTTCTCGATCTTACCGGATTTAAAAGACACAACCATACCGGTTATGGGCAGAAAATCCGGAAACGCATCAAGCAATGGACGGGATTGCCGGTGTGTGTTGGCATAGGGTCGACCAAGACACTGGCTAAACTTGCTAACCACATGGCCAAAAAGAATCCTGAGCTCAATGGTGTGTGCGATCTCAATAGCTTATCGCCTCAGCAACAAGAAGATTGGTTCAGCAAAATAGAAGTAGGGGAGATCTGGGGTATTGGCAGGCGGCTTGCACCCAAACTCCATGAAATCGGCATCAAAACCGTGCTGGATCTCAAAACAGCGCAGCCATCGCAAATGCGTACCCGTTTCTCGGTCGTGATGGAGAAAACCATTCGCGAAATCAATGGTACTGCCTGTATCGAACTGGAAGAAATCAATCCACCGAAAAAGCAAATCGTCAGTTCCCGCTCGTTTGGCATTCCGGTATCCGATCTGGCCAGCCTGGAAGAGTCAGTATCGCTCTACATCAATCGCGCAGCAGAAAAGCTAAGGCGGCAACAATCCTATGCCGGATCGGTGCACATTAGCATCCGCACCAGTCCGTTCAATGAAAAGGAACCGTATTATGCCAACGGTATGACGATTGCACTGCCAAGACAAACGGACGATACAAGATTACTGACTAAGATTGCAATTTGGGGATTACGCAAGATTTACCGCCGTGGTTACAAATATCAAAAAGCAAGCGTGATGCTATCTGAACTGGTACCTCGACAATACCGGCAACTGGATCTCTTTGGTTCAATATCGGCAGCAGATACTCAATCTGGCAAATTGATGAGCGTCATGGATCATATCAATGCTCGTATGGGCCGGGGTACGATTAAACTCGCATCCGAGGGATTCAAGCAGCCCTGGAAGATGAAACAGGGAAATAAAAGCCCCAACTATACGACGAACTGGGATGAGTTGATCTGTGTTATGAATTGA
- the ltrA gene encoding group II intron reverse transcriptase/maturase, whose amino-acid sequence MTASTLQAGAISRNTTQWHAIDWRAVHRNVQRLQARIVKATQEGRWGGVKALQHLLTRSFSGRVMAVKRVTENTGRRTSGVDRRLWDTPESKMTAVLTLKQRGYRPAPLRRLYIKKSNGKLRPLGIPTMKDRAMQALYLLALDPIAETTSDPNSYGFRKERSAADAIEQCFTVLGRKFCAQWILEGDIQACFDRISHDWLLKHVPMDKTILGKWLKAGYVEHGRLYPIEAGTPQGGICSPVLANLTLDGLERALKTAFPKPSHGQAPLVNLVRYADDFIITGRTKELLELEVKPFVERFLAERGLVLSEEKTHITSIDEGFDFLGYNIRKYRGKLLIKPAKRNVRTFLNKVRALIKANKATSAGDLIAYLNPLIRGWANYYHHVVSSRIFSRVDSAVFRCLWCWALRRHPHRSKRWIRRKYFGIRQNDHWVFQGYSIREDGTVRLNQLEKAARIPIRRHIKIKGQANPYDPAWETYFEQRIAQSMQANLKGKRQLLYLWNRQAGICPVCGQKITKETGWHSHHTVWRSLGGSDGLDNRVLLHPNCHRQVHWQARIV is encoded by the coding sequence ATGACAGCTTCGACATTACAGGCTGGTGCGATTTCCCGCAATACGACGCAATGGCACGCCATCGATTGGCGCGCCGTTCATCGCAATGTGCAACGGCTTCAGGCGCGTATCGTGAAAGCAACACAGGAAGGACGATGGGGCGGGGTCAAAGCCTTGCAACATCTACTGACTCGCTCGTTTAGCGGTCGCGTCATGGCCGTGAAGCGGGTGACGGAAAATACGGGTAGACGAACCTCAGGGGTAGATCGGCGACTTTGGGATACCCCTGAAAGTAAAATGACGGCAGTACTGACACTCAAGCAAAGGGGATATAGACCAGCTCCGCTAAGACGCCTCTATATCAAAAAAAGCAATGGCAAATTGCGTCCGCTCGGTATTCCGACGATGAAAGACCGGGCTATGCAGGCACTTTACCTGCTGGCCCTCGATCCCATCGCGGAAACCACGAGTGATCCCAATTCCTACGGATTCAGAAAAGAGCGCTCGGCAGCCGATGCCATTGAACAATGTTTCACTGTATTGGGGCGAAAATTCTGTGCTCAATGGATACTGGAAGGCGACATTCAAGCCTGCTTTGACCGGATTAGTCATGACTGGTTACTGAAACATGTACCCATGGACAAAACCATCTTAGGGAAATGGCTGAAAGCGGGATATGTGGAGCATGGCAGACTGTACCCCATCGAAGCAGGTACACCGCAAGGTGGGATTTGCTCACCGGTGCTCGCCAATTTGACACTCGATGGATTGGAACGCGCATTGAAAACCGCTTTTCCTAAACCGAGTCATGGTCAAGCACCGTTGGTCAATCTGGTGCGTTATGCGGACGACTTCATTATTACCGGCAGAACCAAGGAACTGTTGGAACTGGAAGTCAAACCCTTTGTTGAGCGATTCCTCGCCGAAAGAGGATTGGTGTTGTCCGAGGAAAAGACACACATCACCTCAATTGACGAGGGATTTGATTTTCTCGGGTACAATATTCGCAAATACCGTGGCAAGCTGCTTATCAAACCAGCCAAACGGAATGTGCGGACATTCCTGAACAAAGTCAGAGCGCTCATCAAGGCGAACAAAGCTACATCGGCGGGCGATTTGATCGCCTATCTCAACCCGCTTATTCGCGGTTGGGCCAATTATTATCACCATGTGGTGAGTTCGCGTATCTTTTCCAGAGTGGATAGCGCCGTCTTTCGTTGTTTGTGGTGCTGGGCGCTAAGACGACATCCCCATCGATCCAAACGTTGGATCAGAAGGAAGTATTTTGGCATCCGGCAAAATGATCATTGGGTATTTCAAGGGTACAGTATCCGCGAGGATGGCACCGTCCGCCTTAATCAACTGGAAAAAGCGGCACGCATACCGATCCGTCGCCATATCAAAATCAAGGGGCAAGCCAATCCGTATGATCCTGCATGGGAAACCTACTTCGAACAGCGTATTGCTCAATCGATGCAGGCAAACCTGAAGGGGAAACGGCAACTGCTTTATCTGTGGAATCGGCAGGCCGGTATCTGCCCTGTTTGCGGTCAGAAAATCACCAAAGAAACGGGGTGGCACAGCCATCACACTGTTTGGCGGTCCTTGGGTGGTTCCGATGGATTGGATAATCGGGTACTGTTGCATCCCAATTGCCACAGGCAAGTTCATTGGCAAGCCCGTATCGTGTGA